Genomic segment of Streptomyces sp. NBC_00654:
GCGGTCGCCTGTCCCCGGTGGCCCGCGCCCCGGCTCCCGTACCCCGGTCCTCGTACGCCGGTCCTCGCGCCCCGGAACCGCCGTGCGCGCGCCCGCCGTACTCCCGCGCCCCTACCCCGCGTACTTGGTGTCCGCCGACGGGTCCAGCGCCAGCCGGTAGCCGCGCTTGACGACCGTCTGGATCAGCCGGGGCACACCGAGCGCGGCACGCAGCCGGGCCATCGCCGTCTCCACCGCGTGCTCGTCGGAGCCGCTGCCGGGCAGCGCCCGCAGCAGGTCGGCACGGGCCACCACCCAGCCCGGCCGGCGGGCCAGCGCGTGCAGCAGGGCCATGCCCGCGGGCGCCACCGGGCGCAGCTCGTCGTCGACGAGCACGGCGTGGCCGCGGATCTCGACACGGTGTCCGGCGACCGGCAGGGTGCGGACGGTGCCCGGGAGCCGGGCGCAGAGCACCTGGACGAGGGGGCCGAGCCGGAAGCGCTCCGGCTGGAGCGTGCCGATGCCCCGGGCCTGGAGGGGAAGCGCGGTGACCGGGCCGACGCAGGCCACCAGGACGTCGTCGTGCAGGGCGCCCAGGACCTCCGGGAGCAGACCGCGCTCCTCGGCGCGGTTCAGGAACGAGGCGGCGGCGGGGGCGCTGGTGAAGGTGACCGCGTCCAGGCCCCGGGCCGCCGTGACATCGAGCATCCGGTCGAGCGGGGCGATGTCCTGCGGGGGCATCCAGCGGTAGACGGGTACGCCGACGACTTCGGCGCCGCCCGCCCGGAGCGACTCGACGAAGCCGGGCAGCGGTTCGCCGTGCAGCTGGAGGGCGATACGGCGCCCCTCGACGCCCTCGCCGAGGAGCCGGTCGAGCACTTCGGCCATGGACTCGGAGCCGGGCGACCAGGTCTCGGTCAGCCCGGCCGCCCTGATGGCGCCCTTGACCTTGGGGCCGCGGGCCAGCAGTTCGGCCCCGCGCAGCCGGTCCAGGAGCCGGTCGCCGATCCCCCAGCCGTCCGCGGCCTCCACCCAGCCCCGGAAGCCGATCGCCGTGGTGGCGACCACGACATCGGGGGCGTGCTCGATCAATTCCTCGGTGGCGGTGAGGAGTTCACGGTCGTCCGCGAGCGGCACGATGCGCAGGGCGGGGGCGTGCATGACGGCGGCGCCCCTGCGCTTGAGGAGGGTGCCGAGTTCCTCGGCCCGGCGGGCGGCGGTCACCCCGACCGTGAAGCCCGCGAGGGGCCCGTGCGTTGCGTCGTCGTCCTGCATGGCGTGATACCCGGCTCTCGTGGTCCCGCTGCTGCTCGGTGGTGCGGAGGAGCGAGACTGCCAACCCCGCGTGTCGTCCTCGGTTCACCCGTATTTCCCGCCCGTTACGTCGCTCGCCGCCCGGCCGTCGTCCTCACACCTCCGCGTAGCCGAGCCGGGCTTCGCGGACACGGCGGCGGTGCGGCGAAGGTATACCGCCCGGGTGAGGACGGAACAGACGGCGTAGAAGGCGAGGAAGGCGGCCCGGCCCGGCCGGGAGGGAGCCGGTTCAGTGTCCGGTGGCCGGCGGGGGTTGGCGCATCAGTGCCGCGTCGCCCTCGGGCAGCCAGCCGTGGGGAGGCCTCTCCATCCACCCCTCGGACGCGGCGAGCTGACCGGCCGCCGCGCGCAGGGCGTCGAGTCCCGGATGGCGCAGACCCTTGCGCCAGACCAGCATCAGCGCGGAAAGCGGTACGGGCCGGGTGAGCGGGCGCAGCACGGTCCCCGGCAGGGGCGGGAAGCCGACGACGGCGAGTACCGGATTCCCCGCCTTGGCCATCACCCGCTGGAATTCGGCCGCTCCGACGGCGAGCGGCGTGGGCGGGGCCAGCTCGATGCCGTACTCGGCGAACAGCAGGGCGGCCAGGGCCGTCCACTCCCGGGTGCGTTCGTTGCCGGCCCCGGCGTACACGGTCTCCCCGGCCAGTTCGTCCAGCGCGACCGTCTCCCGCCCGGCGAGCGGGTGGGCGGACGGGAGCAGGACGGCCATCGGCTCGTACCGCACGGGCTGTACGTGGAGCCCGCCGCGCACCGCGGGGTCGAGCCCGGCGGCACGCCCGAAGGAGACGTCGAGGCGGCCCGCGAGGATCTCGTCGGCCGCCCGGGTCAGCCCGGACTCGAAGCGCGCCATCAGCTCGCACTCCGGGGCCAGTTCCCGCGCGCGGGCCAGGACCCGGGCGGCGGTCATGCCGTCGGTGTTGAGGTCGACGAGCAGCGGCCGGGCGGCCGGATCGGCGAAGGCTCCAACCAGTTCGGCGTGTGCGTCGAGCACCCGCCGGGCGTACGGGAGGAGGCGTTCGCCGTCCGGGGTGAGCGACACCTGGCGGGTGGTCCGGACGAACAGTTCCGTGCCGAGCCCGCGCTCCAGACGGCGGATGTCCCTGCTCAGGGCCTGCTGGGCGAGGAAGAGCCGGGCGGCGGCGCGGGTGAAGTGCAGTTCCTCGGCCACGGCGAGGAAGGCGCGCAGGAGACGGGGGTCGGTGTCGGGCGTGGTCACGCCGCAGAATTTACAACACGGGTGCGTGAGTCGGTGCGGAACAGGTGTTGGACCGTACGGGCCGGGGGCCGTGAGGCTTGCCGTATGCCGATGCCCTCCGCCGCCCCCGGGCCCCGCGCCGCGGGCCCGCTGCACACCGTCTGCGGCGACCTGCTGATCATCGCCCCGCGGACACCGGTCACGCCGGGCGAACCTGCCGGGGCGGCCGTTCCGCGGAGGCCCGGAAAGAAGTCCGTACCGCGGCCGCACGGGAAGGAGACCGCCGCGCCGCCTGCTCCCGCCGCCTACCCGTATCGCCGGCTGCTCGCCACCCCCGGCGCGCGGGCCTTCACGGCGGGCAACCTCATCGCCCGGTTCCCCCAGGGGATGTTCAGCGTCAGCGCGGTCATCATGATCGCCGGGTCGTACGGTTCGTACGCCCTGGCCGGAGCCGTCACCGCGACCGGGCTGGCCGCGACGGCGGTGGTCGCCCCCTGGACCGCGCGGCTCGTGGACCGCTACGGCCAGGCCAGGATCGCCGTGCCCGCCACCGCGATCGCCGTGCTCGGCTCCCTGGCCCTGCTGCTCTGCGCGCACCACGGCGCCCCGGCCTGGACGCTCTTCGCCGCGTACGCCGCGACCGCGACCACCCCGAACACCGGCGGCATGTCCCGGGCCCGCTGGGCGTATCTGCACCGGGGCGATCCGGCGGCCCTGCACACCGCGAACTCCTTCGAGCAGGCCGTCGACGAACTCTGCTACATGCTGGGCCCGGTCGTCGCCGCGACCCTGTGCGCCGCGCTGTTCCCCGAGGCGGGAACGCTCGTCGGGGCGGTCCTGCTGATGACCGGCATGCTGGTCTTCGCCGCCCAGCGCTCGACCGAACCGCCGGTCGCCGCCCGTACGCGGGCGGTCTCCCCGCTCCGCACCCCCGGCATGCCCGCCCTGCTCGCCGTCTTCCTCGCCACCGGCGCGGTGTTCGGAACCATGGAGGTCGTCTCGATCGCGCACGCCGGGGGCGCGATCCTCGCCCTCCAGGCGGGCGGCTCCTGCGTGGCCGGGCTGCTGTACGGATCGCTGCGGCCCGCCCCGGACATCGGCCGCCGGCTGCTGGTCTGCCTCGCGTGCATGACGGCGCTGATGTCACTGCCGCTGCTGGCCGCCTCCACAACCGGTTCCCTGCCCGTTCTCGCCCTCTGCCTGCTGCTGGCGGGCGCGGCGACGGCGCCCACGATGGTCACCGGTATGACCGTGGTCCAGCGCCTCACGCCCGAGGCGCGGCTGAACGAGGGCATGACGCTCGCGGTCACCGCGCTGCTGGGCGGCATCGGGGCGGGGGCCGCGGCCGGCGGCTGGCTGGTGGAGCACGCCGGGACGGTGACCGGCTACGCGGCGCCGATGTGCGCGGCGGGGCTGGCGCTGGTCATCGCGGCGGGGACGGCTGTGCGGCGTACCCGCCGAGCGGGATGACCAGCGGGCTGTGCGAGACCGGGTCCTCGATGATCCGGCAGGGCGGCCCGAACACCTCCTCGACCGGTTCTCGGTGATCAGTTCCGCGGGCGCCCCCTCGGCGACGACCTAAGGGCTGTCCCGTCATCCCTGGCGGGACAGCCCTTAGCCGTCCTTCATGGCGATGACATGGGTGCCGTAGCGCGCCGCCTGGTTCAGGTCGTGCAGCACGGCGGCCGCCCACGCCGAACGGCGTGCGGCAGCCGGATTCCGGCAGCGAAAAAGCCTCCGCCCCGCGAGTGAACTCGCGGGGCGGAGGCTTACATGGGGTGGTGGAGATGGCGGGAATCGAACCCGCGTCCAACGGTGCAGAACCAGGGCTTCTCCGAGTGCAGTTCGCTACGCTTTTCTCGGCCCCGGAGGTCACACGAACAAGCCTCCGACAGGCCCAGTCACTGTTTGATTTCCTTCTCGGCCCCGTGACCGGGCCGAGAAGTTTAGATCCCTAGTTGATGCCAGGATCCGGGTCGGGATCACCCCCGGGCTGACACTCCGCAGAGTCTTCGCTAGCTGCTAATTAGGCAGCGAGGGCGAAGGCGGAGGAATCGCGCTTGGAATTGGCGATTATTGTTTGCGACATATGGTTTACGAGATCATTGCCGCTTCCTCGACTCGCTTCCCCTGCTTCGACATCCGCTGTCGAAACCGATCATCCCCATGTTGATTTTTCAAACGTGCACCCGCTGTGAGGTGCACGGCCCATCGTACGTGACCAACGCCGGGCGATGCCAGCGTATTCCCGCTCAGGCGCTCCGCTGACGCCTGCGAGCCGCCGCGATCGCACGGTTCGTCTCCCTCGTGTCCTGCTTCTCACGCAGTGTCTGGCGCTTGTCGAACTCCTTCTTGCCCTTCGCCAGCGCGATCTCGACCTTCACCCGGCCGTCCTTGAAGTACAGCGCGAGCGGCACGATGGTGTGGCCCGTCTCCTGCGACTTCGACTCCAGCTTGTCGATCTCGGCCCGGTGGAGCAGCAGCTTCCGCTTGCGCTTGGCCGCGTGGTTGGTCCAGGTGCCCTGCACGTACTCGGGCACATGGATGTTGTGCAGCCACGCCTCGTGGCCGTCGATCTGGACGAACCCGTCCACCAGCGAGGCCCGGCCCATCCGCAGGGACTTGACCTCGGTGCCCATGAGGACGAGCCCGCACTCATAGGTGTCGAGGATGTGGTAGTCGTGCCGCGCCTTCTTGTTCTGCGCGATCATCTTGCGCCCGGTGTCTTTTTCCTTGGCCATAGTGCGGTCATTTTCGCACTACGACCCACCCCCGAGGCCACTCAATACTGTCTCGGCCCGTTCCTGGGCACGGGCGTCGACCACGAGGTCGGGCGTGATGCCCGTGCCGTCGACGCTGCGGCCGGCCGGGGTGCGGTAGTGCCCGACGGTCAGCTCGGCCACGGAACCGCCCGGAAGCTTGCTGGGCATCTGCACGGAACCCTTGCCGAAGGTGGGCGATCCGACGGTCACGGCGCGGCCCCGGTCCTGGAGGGCGCCGGTCAGCAGCTCCGCCGCGCTCATCGTGCCGCCGTCGACGAGGACCACGACGGGCCGGTCGGTGTCGCCGCCGGACTCGGCGTACAGGGCGCGCTGCTCACCGCGCACGTCGTAGGTGGCGACCAGGCCGCCGTCCAGGAAGGCGGAGGCCGCGACGGCGGCCTCGTTGACCAGGCCGCCGGAGTTGGCGCGCAGGTCCAGCAGGATGCCGGCGTCGCCCGGCGCCGCGCGCACCGCGTCGCGGACCTCGGTCCCGGCCCCCTTGGTGAAGGCGGCGACCTTGACCAGGACCGCCGCGGAGGGCTCGTCGCCCAGCCGCCGGACGGTGACCGCCTCGGTGGTGAGCCGGGCCCGGCCCAGGGTCTCGGTCCAGGCGCGCCCGCCCCGTTCGAGCCCGAGAACCACGGTGCTGCCCTCGGCCGCTCCCGTACCGTCGCCGCGCAGCAGGGCGACGACCTCGGCGACGGGGCGCCGGTCGACCCGGCTGCCGTCGACCGTGCTCAGCAGGTCCCCCGCGCGGATGCCGGCGCGGTCCGCGGGGCCGCCGCTCTCCACCCGGGCCACGGCGACCCGGCCGCCGGAGGTGCGCCGGGCGGAGAGGCCGATGCCGGTGTACGAGCCGTCGAGGGCCTGCTCGAACTCCTCGTACTCCCGCTCGTCGTAGACCGCGCCCCATCGGTCACCGCTGCGGCTGACGACCTCCTCGGCCGCCTCCGTACCGGACTTCCCGTCGGCCTCGGCCTCGGCGGCGGCGTCCTCGATCTCGGCCCGGTCGACGGGGGCCACGGTGGAGGCGATGGCGCGGGCCTGGATGTCCCCGCCCGCCTCCGCTTCGTGGGGCAGTGAACCGGTGGCCGCCGCCGTGGCGAGAACGCACCCGAAGACCAACGTCAGGGCCGCCCCGCGGCAGAGACCGCGGGGCCCTAAGCGGTGCGTGGGGCCCGGCATGCGGACGAGTCTAGGACAAGCCCCCTGTGGCGCACGGTCGATCGACCGTGTGCCACAGGGGGCGCATGTCACACCTTGAGGTACTTGCGGAGCGCGAAGAGCGCGGCCACGGCGGGCATCAGGAGCCCGATCGCGAGGACGAGCGGCAGCTTGGTGAGGACCGCGTCCCAGCCGATGAAGTCGATCAGGTTCAGCTTGTCCTTGAGCGCCAGTCCGCCGTCGATCAGGAAGTACCGGCCGCCGAGCAGCATGGCGCAGGCGAGCAGGCCGCCGATCAGGCCGGCGACGGCCGCCTCCATGATGAACGGCATCTGGATGTAGAAGCCGGAAGCGCCCACGAGCCGCATGATGCCCGTCTCACGTCTGCGGCTGAACGCCGAGACCCGGACGGTGTTCACGATCAGGATCAGCGCGATGACCAGCATCAGCACCATCACGTATATCGCGACGACGTTCATGCCGTTCATCAGCCCGAAGAGGTTGTCCAGGATGCTTCTCTGGTCCTGGACGGACTGCACCCCGTCGCGTCCCGCGAAGGCGGTGGCGACGACCTTGTACTTCTTCGGGTCGTCGAGCTTGACCCGGAACGACTCCTGCATCTGGTCGGGCGTGATGTTGCCCGCCATCGGCGAGTCGCCGAACTGCTCCTGGTAGTGCTTGTACGCCTCGTCGACCGTCTCGAAGCTGACCTTCTCGACAGCGTCCATCTCTTCGAGATCGGCCTTGATCTCCTTCTTCTGCTGCGGAGTGACGGCACCCTTGGCGCACTTGGGTACGTCCTTGGCGTCGCTCTTGTTGCAGAGGAAGATCGAGACGTTGACCTTGTCGTACCAGTAGTCCTTCATCGTGCTGACCTGCTCGCGCATGAGCAGCGCGCCGCCGAACAGGGCGAGCGAGAGGGCGACGGAGACCACGACCGCGAAGGTCATCGTGAGGTTGCGACGAAGACCGACGCCGATCTCCGACAGGACGAACTGGGCGCGCATGGCGTCCTTTCAGTACTCGATGCTCGAAATGCACGAAGGGCCGGAGCCCCTCGGTCAGTGCTGGTAGCCGTACACGCCGCGTGCCTGGTCGCGTACGAGACGGCCCTGTTCGAGCTCGATGACGCGCTTGCGCATCTGGTCGACGATGTTCTGGTCGTGGGTCGCCATGATCACGGTGGTGCCGGTCCGGTTGATCCGGTCCAGCAGCTTCATGATGCCGACGGACGTCTGCGGGTCGAGGTTGCCGGTCGGCTCGTCCGCGATCAGCAGCATGGGGCGGTTGACGAAGGCCCGCGCGATGGCCACGCGCTGCTGCTCACCGCCGGAGAGTTCACCGGGCATCCGGTCCTCCTTGCCGCCGAGGCCGACGAGGTCGAGGACCTGGGGCACCGCCTTGCGGATCTCGCCGCGCGGCTTGCCGATGACCTCCTGCGCGAAGGCCACGTTCTCGGCGACGGTCTTGTTGGGCAGGAGACGGAAGTCCTGGAAGACCGTGCCCAGCTGGCGGCGCATCTGCGGCACCTTCCAGTTGGACAGCCGCGCGAGGTCCTTGCCGAGCACATGGACCATGCCCGTGCTGGCGCGCTCCTCGCGCAGGATCAGCCGCATGAAGGTCGACTTGCCGGAGCCGGAGGAGCCCACCAGGAAGACGAACTCACCCTTCTCGATGTCGAGCGAGACATCGCGCAGAGCCGGGCGGGTCTGCTTCGGGTAGGTCTTGGAGACGTTGTCGAATCGGATCACGGATGCACCACGGTCGGCCGGGAGTAGGTGAGCGTGACCATACGCGAACCGGGCTCACGCGTGCAGGCGGCGTCCGGCAATGGGTGATTTGTGGCAGAACCCCGGTCGGAACGAAACGGGTCGTGCCGGACCTTGTCCGGCGGGCCGCGCCGATTTCCGCGCGAGCTGGCACAGTGGTGGGGGGAACGGTTGCGTTTCCGGAAGCGTTGTGCGGAGAGAAAGCAGTAGCGGCTCCGCCGCGCGGGAGGAGGAAAGCGCATGACCTATGACCGACTGGTGTGCGCGAACTGCGCGGCACCCGTGGCCGAGGGGCGCTGCCGGGTGTGCCGTGCCGTGCGGCAGCAGTTGCAGGAGCAGCAGGACCAGGGCCCGCTCGCCGGGCTGAACCCGGCGATGCTGATCGCGCTGATGGTGATCCTGGTGGCCGCGCTCGCCCTGCTGGCGCACCAGGCCGTCTGACCCGTCACCCGGTCTCCGCTGTCCGCAGCGGCCCGTGGGCGCCGATACGCCCGCGTACGGGCCGTGGAGCGGTCGGATACGCGAAAGGGCCCGGGAAGGCCGTAGCGGCCTTCCCGGGCCCTTCTCCGTGCGCGTACGGGCCCTTAGGCGACCGTACGACCGCCGCCGACCAGACGCGGCAGCATACGGAAGCCGATGCCACCGGCGATCATCGTCGCGGCGCCGACCAGCAGGAACGTGGTCTCGGCCGCACCGGTCTCGGCGAGCTCATCCTTGCCCTTGCCCTGCTCGACCGGCTGGTTGCCGACGCTGTCGGTGTCGGTGTTGTCGGCGCACTCGGCACCGTCGAGGTCCACCGTGCAGGTACCGGCGCCGTCGCCGCCGCCGGAGGTCGAACCGGAGGTGCCGTTGCCGGAACCACCGTTGTCGCCGCCGCCGTCCGTGGTTCCGCCATTGTTGCCGGAGCCACCGTTGTTACCGGAACCGCCGTTGTTGCCCGAGCCACCGTTGTTACCGGAACCACCGTTGTTGCCGGAACCGCCGTCAGCGCCACCATCGGCACCGCCGTCAGCACCGCCGTCAGCGCCACCATCGGCGCCACCGTCAGCACCGCCGTCGGCACCGCCGTCAGCGCCACCATCAGCACCGCCGTCAGCACCGCCGTCGGCACCGCCGTCAGCGCCACCATCAGCACCGCCGTCAGCACCACCGTCCGCGCCACCATCGGCACCGCCGTCAGCACCGCCATCGGCACCGCCATCGGCACCGCCGTCAGCGCCACCATCAGCACCGCCGTCAGCACCGCCGTCCGCGCCACCATCGGCACCGCCGTCAGCGCCACCGTCCGCGCCACCATCGGCACCGCCGTCCGCGCCGCCGTCGGCACCGGCGTCAGCACCGCCGATGGGGTTCTCACCGGACGTCCCGCCCTGGTCAGCACCGCCCGCCGGGTTCTCGTTACCGTTCGTCACCTCGGCCTTGGCACTGACGCCGTCCTCACCGTCAACACCGATCTCGATGCCGATGCCGACGGCCTGCGCCGCACCGGCCGCGGTCAGCGAGGCACCCGCGGCAATAACCGCACCAGCGGCTATCCGCGCGACGCGGATGCGCGTCTTCTTGGTCATCTGTTGCTACCCCCAGTAGCCGATCTCGTCAGTGGAGCAGCCATATATGCGGGGCCACGGCCCTGCGGGGTTCGCTCTCGGCGGGGCCACGTCATGCCGTGGTCCATCCCACCCGCCCCCCGGTTCACACCCGTCCCAGACATACGCATGCTGCTCTAGCACCCTGGCCAGAGTTAAGGATTACGTCAAGGCCGTTCCGTGCAATACGCACCGCTATGGGGCTTCTTGACGGCTATTCGGAATCACGACTGTGACGCATTGGGCACGACTCCCCCGCAACCTGCCGCCGGTCCACCCGACCGGCGGCAGAACGCGGTCGAGCCCGGACAGTGGCCTGTCCGGGCTCGACCGACGTACGGCAGGGGTTACTTCTCCTGCTGCTTGCGCCAGCGGATACCGGCTTCCAGGAAGCCGTCGATCTCCCCGTTGAAGACCGCTTCCGGGTTGCCGATCTCGAACTCCGTACGGAGGTCCTTGACCATCTGGTAGGGGTGCAGGACGTACGAACGCATCTGGTTGCCCCAGGAGTTGCCGCCGTCACCCTTGAGGGCGTCCATCTTCGCCTGGTCCTCCTGGCGGCGGCGCTCAAGGAGCTTCGCCTGGAGGACGTTCATCGCGGAGGCCTTGTTCTGGATCTGCGAGCGCTCGTTCTGGCAGGAGACGACGATGCCGGTCGGCAGGTGGGTCAGGCGCACCGCGGAGTCCGTGGTGTTGACGCCCTGGCCGCCGGGGCCGGAGGAGCGGTACACATCGACGCGCAGCTCGGACTCGTCGATCTCGATGTGGTCGGTCTGCTCGACGACGGGGAGCACCTCGACGCCCGCGAAGGACGTCTGGCGGCGGCCCTGGTTGTCGAAGGGCGAGATCCGGACCAGGCGGTGGGTGCCCTGCTCGACGGAGAGGGTGCCGTAGGCGTACGGCACCTGGACGGCGAAGGTGGTCGACTTGATGCCGGCCTCTTCCGCGTACGACGTCTCGTAGACCTCGGTCTTGTAGCCGTGCCGCTCGGCCCAGCGGATGTACATGCGCTGGAGCTTCTCGGCGAAGTCGGCGGCGTCCACGCCACCCGCCTCGGCCCGGATGTTGACGAGGGCCTCACGGGCGTCGTACTCGCCGGAGAGGAGCGTGCGGACTTCCATCTCGTCCAGCGCCTTGCGGACCGACTCCAGCTCGGTCTCGGCCTCGGCGAGGGCATCGGCGTCGCCCTCGTCCTCGGCGAGCTCGAAGAGGACTTCGAGGTCGTCGATGCGGCCGCGCAGGGCCTCGGCCTTGCGGACCTCGGCCTGGAGGTGCGAAAGCTTGCTGGTGATCTTCTGCGCCGCCTCCGGGTCGTCCCAGAGGGACGGCGCCGCCGCCTGCTCCTCGAGCGCGGCGATGTCCGCCCTCAGCGCATCCAGGTCCAGGACGGCCTCGATCGACCCCATGGTCGAGGAGAGGGACTTCAGCTCTTCGGAAATATCGACGACTGCCACGGGTCCAGCGTAACGGCTGGGCGGGTGAAGCTTGCCCTCGCCCGGAACCGGATCGGTTCCGGGCGGCTTCCCGGACCGGTTCCGGGCACCCTCCGGCCCCGGTCCGCGGCCCTCAGGGGGAGGCGGGAGCCGAGTTCCCCGTGTCCTGGGGGGTCGCGTCCGCGTCCTCGCCGCCGGTCGCCAGCCAGCCGCCCACCGCGACGGCCGCGCACAGGAGGACCGCCGCGGCACCCAGGGTGATGCGGCGCTTGCGGACCGCCGCGGACTTGTTGCGGGCCGAGCCGGGGCGGGGGCGGCCGGGGGCGCGGGGGGCGCGGGCGGTGCCCAGGGGGCCGCCGGCCAGCTCGTCGGGGGCCGGGACGCGCATGCTCGTGTGGGTGTCGCGGTTGGAGTCCGGCGCGGAGCCGGGGACCAGCGGAACGGCGCCGCGGCGGCGGGGCTCCTCGGCCGGGGTGTACTGCTGCTCGTCGTACGCCGGGGACTGCGGTTCGGCCTCGCCGGCGTCCGGCTCGTCCACGTCGAGCGGGGGTATCCCGGACAGCAGGGGAAGCAGCTCGCGCAGCCGCAGTGCCAGTTCCGAGGCGCGCAGCCGGGAGGCCGGGGCCTTGGCCAGGCACTGGACCAGGAGCTGCCAGAGCTCCTCGGGGATGCCGGGGAGCGGGACGACGGTCTCGGTGACATGGCGGCGCAGCACCGCGCCGGGGTGGCCGCCGCCGAAGGGCGTGAACCCGGCGAGCAGCTCGTACAGCACCGTCGCGAGCGCGTAGATGTCCACGGCGGCGCGCGGCGGGAGGCCCTCGACGATCTCGGGGGCCAGATAGTCCGGGGTGCCGATGATCTTGGTGGACTTGGTGCGGCCCGGGGTGTCGATCAGCTTCGCGACGCCGAAGTCGGTGAGCAGCGCGGGGTGCGAGCCGCCGGGGCCCAGCGGCCCCTCCATGTCGAGCAGGATGTTCTCCGGCTTGACGTCGCGGTGGACCACCCCGGCGGCGTGCGCGGCGGCGAGCCCGTCGGCGACGTCAGCGATGATCGCGACGGCGGCCTCGGGGGCGAGGCGGCGCTCGCGGTCCAGGCGGGTGCGCAGATCCGTTCCGCGTACGAGCGTCATGACCAGGGCCAGGTCGTTGCCGTCCACGACGAGGTCGCGGACGGAGACCACCTGGGGATGGTCGAGCCCGAGCAGGGCGGTGCGCTCCTGCACGAAGCGGCCCACGAGCTCCTGGTCGGACGCGAGGTCCTCGCGGAGCAGCTTGATGGCGACGGGGCCCTCGGGCCCCTCGCCGAGCCACACCGTGCCGGCGCTGCCGCGCCCCAGGATCTGGTGGGCGGTGTACCGGCTGCCGATATTCCGTGCCAAGACTGCTCCCTCAGCGGCTGGCGTTGGACCCCCGGTCGACAAAGTTACGCGGCGTTCGGGGTGTCACGTGCCCTGGATGGCGCCAACCTTCACTTCTCCGGACCAAATAGGCCCGGAGAAGTCGACAAAGGTACAGAGTTGGCCGTTCAGACGCCGGTGTCGCCGCCGCTGTTGCCGCTGTCGCCGAGTTTCGAGACCCAGTCGCTCACGGTGCTGATCGCGTCGCCGATCGCTTCCCAGTAGCCCTTGCCCTGGGCGACCCAGTCCTGGAGCGGTGTCAGCTCCCAGATGAGCCAGCCCGCGATGACCAGCAGGACCACGCTGAACAGGCAGCCCTTGAGGCAGCCGAGGCCCGGGATACGCATCGGGTTGGCGCTGCGCTGCCTCGGCTGGCGCGGGGCCGGCTGCTGGGGCGGCGCCTGGGGCTGCTGCTGCTGCGGGGGCGCGTACTGCTGTCGCTGCGGCTGCTGGGGCGGCTGCGGCTGCTGGTAGCGCTGGGGGTGCTGCTGCTGCGGCGGGTACTGCTGGTGCTGAGGCCGCTGCTGGTGCTGCGGCGGCTGCTGCCTCTGCGGTGGCTGCTGGGGCGGCTGCTGGCGCTGGGGCCGGCGGCGCAGCGGGTCCTGGCTCGGGTCGAGGTACTGGACCTGCGTCTGCTCGTTGCGGTCCCGGGCGGCCTGGAGCTGCGAC
This window contains:
- a CDS encoding uroporphyrinogen-III synthase codes for the protein MQDDDATHGPLAGFTVGVTAARRAEELGTLLKRRGAAVMHAPALRIVPLADDRELLTATEELIEHAPDVVVATTAIGFRGWVEAADGWGIGDRLLDRLRGAELLARGPKVKGAIRAAGLTETWSPGSESMAEVLDRLLGEGVEGRRIALQLHGEPLPGFVESLRAGGAEVVGVPVYRWMPPQDIAPLDRMLDVTAARGLDAVTFTSAPAAASFLNRAEERGLLPEVLGALHDDVLVACVGPVTALPLQARGIGTLQPERFRLGPLVQVLCARLPGTVRTLPVAGHRVEIRGHAVLVDDELRPVAPAGMALLHALARRPGWVVARADLLRALPGSGSDEHAVETAMARLRAALGVPRLIQTVVKRGYRLALDPSADTKYAG
- a CDS encoding LysR family transcriptional regulator, translating into MTTPDTDPRLLRAFLAVAEELHFTRAAARLFLAQQALSRDIRRLERGLGTELFVRTTRQVSLTPDGERLLPYARRVLDAHAELVGAFADPAARPLLVDLNTDGMTAARVLARARELAPECELMARFESGLTRAADEILAGRLDVSFGRAAGLDPAVRGGLHVQPVRYEPMAVLLPSAHPLAGRETVALDELAGETVYAGAGNERTREWTALAALLFAEYGIELAPPTPLAVGAAEFQRVMAKAGNPVLAVVGFPPLPGTVLRPLTRPVPLSALMLVWRKGLRHPGLDALRAAAGQLAASEGWMERPPHGWLPEGDAALMRQPPPATGH
- a CDS encoding MFS transporter; the encoded protein is MPMPSAAPGPRAAGPLHTVCGDLLIIAPRTPVTPGEPAGAAVPRRPGKKSVPRPHGKETAAPPAPAAYPYRRLLATPGARAFTAGNLIARFPQGMFSVSAVIMIAGSYGSYALAGAVTATGLAATAVVAPWTARLVDRYGQARIAVPATAIAVLGSLALLLCAHHGAPAWTLFAAYAATATTPNTGGMSRARWAYLHRGDPAALHTANSFEQAVDELCYMLGPVVAATLCAALFPEAGTLVGAVLLMTGMLVFAAQRSTEPPVAARTRAVSPLRTPGMPALLAVFLATGAVFGTMEVVSIAHAGGAILALQAGGSCVAGLLYGSLRPAPDIGRRLLVCLACMTALMSLPLLAASTTGSLPVLALCLLLAGAATAPTMVTGMTVVQRLTPEARLNEGMTLAVTALLGGIGAGAAAGGWLVEHAGTVTGYAAPMCAAGLALVIAAGTAVRRTRRAG
- the smpB gene encoding SsrA-binding protein SmpB — protein: MAKEKDTGRKMIAQNKKARHDYHILDTYECGLVLMGTEVKSLRMGRASLVDGFVQIDGHEAWLHNIHVPEYVQGTWTNHAAKRKRKLLLHRAEIDKLESKSQETGHTIVPLALYFKDGRVKVEIALAKGKKEFDKRQTLREKQDTRETNRAIAAARRRQRSA
- a CDS encoding S41 family peptidase, whose protein sequence is MPGPTHRLGPRGLCRGAALTLVFGCVLATAAATGSLPHEAEAGGDIQARAIASTVAPVDRAEIEDAAAEAEADGKSGTEAAEEVVSRSGDRWGAVYDEREYEEFEQALDGSYTGIGLSARRTSGGRVAVARVESGGPADRAGIRAGDLLSTVDGSRVDRRPVAEVVALLRGDGTGAAEGSTVVLGLERGGRAWTETLGRARLTTEAVTVRRLGDEPSAAVLVKVAAFTKGAGTEVRDAVRAAPGDAGILLDLRANSGGLVNEAAVAASAFLDGGLVATYDVRGEQRALYAESGGDTDRPVVVLVDGGTMSAAELLTGALQDRGRAVTVGSPTFGKGSVQMPSKLPGGSVAELTVGHYRTPAGRSVDGTGITPDLVVDARAQERAETVLSGLGGGS
- the ftsX gene encoding permease-like cell division protein FtsX is translated as MRAQFVLSEIGVGLRRNLTMTFAVVVSVALSLALFGGALLMREQVSTMKDYWYDKVNVSIFLCNKSDAKDVPKCAKGAVTPQQKKEIKADLEEMDAVEKVSFETVDEAYKHYQEQFGDSPMAGNITPDQMQESFRVKLDDPKKYKVVATAFAGRDGVQSVQDQRSILDNLFGLMNGMNVVAIYVMVLMLVIALILIVNTVRVSAFSRRRETGIMRLVGASGFYIQMPFIMEAAVAGLIGGLLACAMLLGGRYFLIDGGLALKDKLNLIDFIGWDAVLTKLPLVLAIGLLMPAVAALFALRKYLKV
- the ftsE gene encoding cell division ATP-binding protein FtsE — its product is MIRFDNVSKTYPKQTRPALRDVSLDIEKGEFVFLVGSSGSGKSTFMRLILREERASTGMVHVLGKDLARLSNWKVPQMRRQLGTVFQDFRLLPNKTVAENVAFAQEVIGKPRGEIRKAVPQVLDLVGLGGKEDRMPGELSGGEQQRVAIARAFVNRPMLLIADEPTGNLDPQTSVGIMKLLDRINRTGTTVIMATHDQNIVDQMRKRVIELEQGRLVRDQARGVYGYQH